A window of the Streptomyces sp. JB150 genome harbors these coding sequences:
- a CDS encoding FAD-dependent monooxygenase, giving the protein MNGTTSTAASVIVVGSGPTGLLLAGDLATAGVPVTVLEKRPRRTSNLTRAFAVHARTLEQLDARGLADELEAAGRPVDRLRLFGGLTVGFDSLPTRFRHLLVVPQYEVEKALERRAVAAGAELRHETEVTGLTQDASGVTVEVRTADGRTGTLRAAYAVGADGLRSAVRQAVGLPFPGRSVIRSIVLADVRLDPRHADLMTANAVGDAFALVVPFGDGYHRVAAWDRRRDVPDDTPVDLDEIRGIVRRALGGDLGMRDPRWLSRFHSDERQAPTYRVGRVFLAGDAAHVHSPAGGQGMNTGLQDAANLSWKLAQVLHGHAAPDLLDTYDTERHPVGRAVLRSSGGILRLAMARRPAALVLRALTTAFAGFSGPVRRRAVAQISGIGYRYPAPRGAHPLTGRRVPDLRFADGTRLYEALRGGRFVLVTPGGHDAGDTREDRLVTARWASSRRTVLLVRPDGYAAWAAESADGAEVEAALRAHVGGTDPEVPGAHGGSAGPVVPGAHGGGPGPAALS; this is encoded by the coding sequence ATGAACGGCACCACGAGCACCGCAGCCTCGGTCATCGTCGTGGGCTCCGGCCCCACCGGCCTCCTGCTCGCCGGTGACCTCGCCACCGCGGGCGTCCCCGTCACCGTCCTAGAGAAGCGCCCCCGCCGGACCAGCAACCTGACGCGCGCGTTCGCCGTGCACGCCCGCACCCTCGAACAGCTCGACGCCCGCGGCCTCGCCGACGAACTGGAGGCCGCCGGCCGCCCGGTGGACCGGCTGCGCCTGTTCGGCGGCCTCACCGTCGGCTTCGACTCCCTCCCCACCCGCTTCCGGCACCTGCTGGTCGTCCCGCAGTACGAGGTGGAGAAGGCGCTGGAGCGGCGGGCGGTGGCGGCGGGGGCCGAGTTGCGCCACGAGACGGAGGTGACCGGGCTGACCCAGGACGCGAGCGGCGTGACCGTCGAGGTGAGGACCGCGGACGGCCGGACCGGGACGCTGCGCGCGGCGTACGCCGTCGGCGCGGACGGCCTGCGCAGCGCCGTACGGCAGGCCGTCGGACTGCCCTTCCCCGGCCGCTCGGTGATCCGCTCGATCGTCCTCGCGGACGTCCGGCTCGACCCGCGGCACGCGGACCTGATGACCGCGAACGCCGTCGGCGACGCCTTCGCGCTCGTCGTCCCCTTCGGCGACGGCTACCACCGGGTCGCCGCCTGGGACCGCCGCCGCGACGTCCCCGACGACACCCCCGTCGACCTGGACGAGATCCGGGGGATCGTACGCCGCGCGCTGGGCGGCGACCTCGGGATGCGCGACCCCCGCTGGCTGTCCCGCTTCCACAGCGACGAACGCCAGGCGCCCACCTACCGCGTCGGCCGGGTCTTCCTCGCCGGGGACGCCGCGCACGTGCACAGCCCGGCGGGCGGCCAGGGCATGAACACGGGCCTCCAGGACGCGGCCAACCTGAGCTGGAAACTGGCCCAGGTGCTGCACGGCCACGCCGCCCCGGACCTCCTCGACACCTATGACACCGAGCGCCACCCCGTCGGCAGGGCGGTGCTGCGCAGCAGCGGCGGCATCCTGCGCCTCGCCATGGCCAGGCGCCCGGCGGCCCTCGTCCTGCGCGCCCTCACGACCGCCTTCGCCGGCTTCTCCGGCCCGGTCCGCCGCAGGGCCGTCGCCCAGATCTCCGGCATCGGCTACCGCTACCCGGCCCCCCGCGGCGCCCACCCCCTGACCGGCAGGCGGGTCCCCGACCTCCGCTTCGCCGACGGCACCCGCCTCTACGAGGCCCTGCGCGGCGGCCGGTTCGTCCTCGTCACCCCCGGGGGTCACGACGCGGGCGACACCCGCGAGGACCGCCTGGTCACGGCCCGCTGGGCGAGCAGCCGTCGCACCGTCCTCCTGGTCCGCCCCGACGGCTACGCGGCCTGGGCGGCGGAGTCGGCGGACGGGGCGGAAGTGGAGGCGGCGCTGAGGGCGCACGTGGGCGGCACGGATCCGGAGGTGCCGGGGGCGCACGGGGGCAGCGCTGGTCCCGTGGTGCCGGGGGCGCACGGGGGCGGCCCCGGCCCGGCGGCGCTGTCCTAG
- a CDS encoding TetR family transcriptional regulator, translated as MTDSPDSPRARRSDATRTAILDAARERFASDGYDRATIRAIARDAGIDPSMVMRYYGNKEGLFAAAVAVDLRLPDLAGVAGAEVGRAAADHFLDVWEGNEVLTALLRVGVAHQAGTERLHGVFREQLLPFARRFCPDPEQAPVRAALVASQLLGLALTRYVLRLPPAAGLSREEIVAWLSPTLQRYLTEPGP; from the coding sequence ATGACCGACAGCCCCGACAGCCCCCGGGCGCGCCGCTCCGACGCCACCCGCACCGCCATCCTCGACGCCGCCCGCGAGCGTTTCGCCTCCGACGGCTACGACCGCGCCACCATCCGGGCCATCGCCCGGGACGCGGGCATCGACCCGTCGATGGTGATGCGCTACTACGGCAACAAGGAGGGCCTGTTCGCGGCGGCCGTCGCCGTCGATCTGCGCCTGCCCGACCTGGCCGGGGTCGCCGGTGCCGAGGTCGGCCGGGCCGCGGCGGACCACTTCCTCGACGTGTGGGAGGGCAACGAGGTGCTGACCGCCCTCCTGCGGGTGGGCGTCGCCCACCAGGCGGGAACGGAGCGGCTCCACGGCGTCTTCCGGGAGCAGCTGCTGCCGTTCGCCCGCCGGTTCTGCCCGGACCCCGAGCAGGCGCCCGTCCGCGCCGCGCTCGTCGCGTCCCAGCTGCTCGGGCTCGCGCTCACCCGGTACGTGCTGCGCCTTCCGCCCGCCGCGGGGCTGAGCCGCGAGGAGATCGTCGCGTGGCTGTCCCCCACGCTCCAGCGGTACCTGACCGAGCCGGGCCCCTGA
- the malQ gene encoding 4-alpha-glucanotransferase has translation MTAPRPAEPAGSPASASAALPGEELARLAELHGVATSYRPSPDRAVAASAAAVVRALGALGVDAGTPEAVRAALAAEERARRQRLLPPTVVRWSGGPAPDALTALPPGTRLRVETEQGESHAQADQLPPGVHRLTATAPDGRTADAHLIVAPARLPSPPGRSWGLLVQLYSLLSRRSWGMGDLGDLGELTAWAGRALGAGFVQVNPLHAAVPGAPTDPSPYRPSSRRFPDPVHLRVEDVPEYAYALGGPGGDRLRALPERAARLREAVLDKGALIDRDAVWELKREALELLCAVPLGPGRRAAYGDFLAEQGQALEDHATWCALAEVYGPDWRSWPAGLRDPRSAETARARTGLLHRVEFHSRLAWLTDSQLTAAQRTAREAGMPVGIVHDLAVGVHPCGADAWAQQEYFAAGMSVGAPPDAFNARGQDWGLPPWRPDRLAASGYAPYRSLLRALFRYAGALRIDHVMGLFRLWWVPQGEPPTEGTYVRYDAEAMLAILVLEASRAGAIVIGEDLGTVEPGVRERLRERGVLGTSVLWFERDWDGDGRPLPPEAWRADCLATATTHDLPPTAARLTGEHVDLRDRLGLLARPLADERAEAAADTGEWLAYLSRLGLLPGTGGGSDQASEEAEVQAVHRFLLRTPARMIGLWLPDGIGDRRPQNLPGTWDQYPNWRLPIADAQERPVPLEDLTASPRLRALTEVLRGETGRTPRGVTDAAG, from the coding sequence ATGACCGCGCCCCGCCCGGCAGAACCGGCCGGATCCCCCGCATCCGCATCCGCCGCCCTCCCCGGCGAGGAGCTGGCCCGGCTCGCCGAGCTGCACGGCGTGGCCACCTCCTACCGGCCCTCCCCGGACCGCGCGGTCGCCGCGTCCGCCGCCGCCGTCGTCCGCGCCCTCGGCGCGCTCGGCGTCGACGCGGGCACCCCCGAGGCGGTCCGCGCCGCGCTCGCCGCCGAAGAGCGCGCACGGCGGCAGCGGCTGCTGCCGCCCACCGTGGTCCGCTGGAGCGGCGGCCCCGCGCCGGACGCCCTCACCGCGCTGCCGCCCGGCACCCGGCTGCGCGTCGAGACCGAGCAGGGCGAGAGCCACGCCCAGGCCGACCAGCTGCCGCCCGGCGTGCACCGCCTCACCGCCACCGCGCCCGACGGCCGCACCGCCGACGCCCACCTGATCGTCGCCCCCGCCCGGCTGCCCAGCCCCCCCGGCCGCTCCTGGGGGCTGCTCGTCCAGCTGTACTCGCTGCTGTCCCGGCGCTCCTGGGGCATGGGCGACCTCGGCGACCTCGGCGAGCTGACCGCCTGGGCGGGCCGGGCGCTCGGCGCCGGCTTCGTCCAGGTCAACCCGCTGCACGCGGCCGTGCCCGGCGCCCCCACCGACCCCTCCCCGTACCGCCCGTCCTCCCGCCGCTTCCCCGACCCCGTCCACCTGCGCGTCGAGGACGTGCCCGAGTACGCGTACGCCCTCGGCGGGCCCGGCGGCGACCGGCTGCGGGCCCTGCCGGAGCGGGCCGCCCGGCTGCGCGAGGCCGTACTCGACAAGGGCGCCCTGATCGACCGGGACGCCGTCTGGGAGCTGAAGCGCGAGGCGCTGGAACTGCTGTGCGCCGTCCCCCTCGGCCCCGGCCGCCGGGCCGCCTACGGCGACTTCCTCGCCGAACAGGGCCAGGCCCTGGAGGACCACGCCACCTGGTGCGCGCTCGCCGAGGTGTACGGCCCCGACTGGCGGAGCTGGCCCGCCGGGCTGCGCGACCCGCGCTCCGCCGAGACCGCGCGCGCCCGCACCGGCCTCCTGCACCGCGTCGAGTTCCACAGCCGCCTCGCCTGGCTCACCGACAGCCAGCTCACCGCCGCCCAGCGCACCGCCCGCGAGGCCGGCATGCCGGTCGGGATCGTGCACGACCTCGCCGTCGGCGTGCACCCGTGCGGCGCCGACGCCTGGGCCCAGCAGGAGTACTTCGCCGCCGGCATGTCCGTCGGCGCCCCGCCCGACGCCTTCAACGCCCGCGGCCAGGACTGGGGCCTGCCGCCCTGGCGCCCCGACCGCCTCGCCGCCTCCGGCTACGCGCCGTACCGCTCCCTGCTGCGCGCCCTGTTCCGCTACGCGGGCGCGCTGCGCATCGACCACGTGATGGGCCTGTTCCGGCTGTGGTGGGTGCCCCAGGGGGAGCCGCCGACCGAGGGCACCTACGTCCGCTACGACGCGGAGGCCATGCTCGCGATCCTGGTCCTGGAGGCCTCCCGCGCGGGCGCGATCGTGATCGGCGAGGACCTGGGCACCGTGGAGCCGGGCGTGCGGGAGCGGCTGCGCGAGCGGGGTGTCCTCGGCACGTCGGTGCTCTGGTTCGAGCGGGACTGGGACGGCGACGGCCGCCCCCTGCCGCCCGAGGCCTGGCGCGCGGACTGCCTCGCCACCGCCACCACCCACGACCTGCCGCCCACCGCCGCCCGGCTCACCGGCGAACACGTCGACCTGCGCGACCGGCTCGGCCTGCTGGCCCGCCCGCTCGCCGACGAACGCGCCGAGGCCGCGGCGGACACGGGGGAGTGGCTGGCCTACCTGTCCCGGCTCGGCCTGCTGCCCGGCACCGGCGGCGGCTCCGACCAGGCGTCGGAGGAGGCCGAGGTACAGGCCGTCCACCGCTTCCTGCTGCGCACCCCCGCCCGCATGATCGGTCTCTGGCTCCCCGACGGCATCGGCGACCGCCGTCCGCAGAACCTCCCCGGCACCTGGGACCAGTACCCGAACTGGCGCCTGCCCATCGCCGACGCCCAGGAACGCCCGGTCCCCCTGGAGGACCTGACGGCCTCACCGAGGCTGCGCGCGCTGACGGAGGTACTGCGGGGGGAAACGGGACGGACGCCACGGGGGGTGACGGACGCCGCGGGGTGA
- a CDS encoding beta-N-acetylglucosaminidase domain-containing protein, with product MQVRRRRGGAAALAFAVVAGALGGAPAAVAAPPVPDTAAPDTAARTPRSASPEPSVWPRPQSLRATGSPVRVTGEVALVTDGTVPESDLEALRAVLREAGARRIIPRPAGGPRPADGTLVVRVGTERERPGDRGALPAGGYHLTTGPDGVALSGAGEDGVFHGVQTLRQLVRPDGTIAGAVVRDWPGTAVRGTAEGFYGTPWTHAQRLAQLDFMGRTKQNRYLYAPGDDLYRQARWREPYPAQRRAEFRELAERARRNHVTLGWAVAPGQAMCFASDADVRALTRKLDAMWALGFRAFQLQFQDVSYSEWHCDADAERFGSGPGAAARAHARVTNAVARHLAERHPGAPALSVMPTEYYQEGATAYRRELAGALDADVAVAWTGVGVVPRTITGRELATAREVFRHPLVTMDNYPVNDYAPGRVFLGPYTGREPAVATGSAALLANAMAQATASRIPLFTAADYAWNPRAYRPQESWRAAIDDLAGGDEDRRAALAALAGNDASSVLGGEESAYLRPLMEDFWRTRARGGEEAERRLRAAFTVLRETPDRLARTALAEEVGPWTRQLARYGEAGTTALDLLRAQRAGDPAAAWTAYRALGAQRTRLAASRVTVGEGVLDPFLARAQRAYETWAGLDGEPAAKPGGSADGRTVRFPRPRALSAVTVLSEPGTAGTVEARLPGGDWRPLGSLDASGATELPARLRADAVRVTGPAPSRVRHLVPWYADAPAVSLAPERDRVDADLGGTRRITVRLASLRPQEVRGRIAVRAPKDIEVSAPGGVLALPRGTAVEVPLDLRIPRDAPARAYDVTLAFGDVTRTVTVRAVPPTGGPDLARAGTARSSGDETPDFPASAANDGDPATRWSSPVDDGAWWQVELAGPVRLGRVVLHWQDAHPSAYRVQVSPDGRRWRTAVTVRDGRGGREELRMDERDVRFVRVQGEKRATEYGYSLWSVEAYAVRD from the coding sequence GTGCAGGTGCGGCGTAGGAGGGGCGGCGCGGCCGCGCTCGCGTTCGCCGTCGTCGCCGGAGCGCTGGGGGGCGCCCCGGCCGCCGTCGCGGCCCCGCCCGTCCCCGACACGGCCGCTCCGGACACGGCCGCCCGGACGCCGCGCTCGGCGTCCCCGGAGCCGTCCGTGTGGCCCCGGCCCCAGTCCCTGCGCGCCACCGGCTCCCCGGTCCGGGTCACCGGCGAGGTCGCGCTGGTCACCGACGGCACGGTGCCGGAGTCCGACCTGGAGGCGCTGCGCGCGGTGCTGCGGGAGGCGGGCGCGCGCCGGATCATCCCGCGCCCGGCGGGCGGTCCGCGACCGGCGGACGGCACCCTCGTGGTCCGCGTGGGCACCGAGCGCGAGCGCCCCGGCGACCGGGGCGCCCTGCCCGCCGGCGGCTACCACCTGACCACCGGCCCGGACGGCGTGGCCCTCTCCGGCGCGGGCGAGGACGGCGTCTTCCACGGCGTGCAGACGCTGCGTCAGCTGGTGCGCCCCGACGGCACGATCGCGGGCGCGGTCGTCCGCGACTGGCCCGGTACGGCCGTACGGGGTACCGCGGAGGGCTTCTACGGCACCCCGTGGACGCACGCGCAGCGCCTGGCCCAGCTGGACTTCATGGGCCGCACCAAGCAGAACCGTTACCTGTACGCGCCGGGCGACGACCTGTACCGGCAGGCCCGCTGGCGCGAGCCCTACCCGGCGCAGCGCCGGGCCGAGTTCCGGGAGCTGGCCGAGCGGGCCCGCCGCAACCACGTGACGCTGGGCTGGGCGGTCGCGCCGGGCCAGGCGATGTGCTTCGCCTCGGACGCGGACGTGCGGGCGCTGACCCGGAAGCTGGACGCGATGTGGGCGCTGGGGTTCCGCGCGTTCCAGCTCCAGTTCCAGGACGTCAGCTACAGCGAGTGGCACTGCGACGCGGACGCGGAGCGGTTCGGCTCGGGCCCCGGGGCGGCGGCGCGGGCCCACGCGCGCGTGACGAACGCGGTCGCCCGGCATCTGGCGGAACGTCACCCCGGCGCGCCCGCCCTGTCGGTGATGCCGACCGAGTACTACCAGGAGGGCGCGACCGCGTACCGGCGGGAGCTGGCGGGCGCGCTGGACGCGGACGTGGCGGTGGCGTGGACCGGCGTCGGGGTGGTGCCCCGCACCATCACGGGCCGCGAACTGGCCACCGCGCGGGAGGTGTTCCGGCACCCCCTGGTCACCATGGACAACTACCCGGTCAACGACTACGCGCCCGGCCGGGTCTTCCTCGGCCCGTACACCGGCCGGGAGCCGGCCGTCGCGACCGGCTCGGCGGCGCTGCTCGCCAACGCGATGGCGCAGGCCACGGCCTCCCGCATCCCCCTGTTCACGGCCGCCGACTACGCCTGGAACCCGCGCGCCTACCGCCCCCAGGAGTCCTGGCGGGCCGCGATCGACGACCTGGCGGGCGGCGACGAGGACCGCCGGGCCGCGCTCGCGGCGCTCGCCGGGAACGACGCGTCCTCGGTGCTCGGCGGCGAGGAGTCGGCGTATCTGCGGCCGCTGATGGAGGACTTCTGGCGCACCCGCGCCCGGGGCGGCGAGGAGGCCGAGCGCCGGCTGCGGGCCGCCTTCACGGTGCTGCGCGAGACGCCGGACCGCCTCGCCCGCACCGCCCTGGCGGAGGAGGTCGGGCCCTGGACCCGGCAGCTGGCCCGCTACGGCGAGGCCGGCACCACCGCGCTCGACCTGCTGCGCGCCCAGCGCGCCGGCGACCCGGCGGCGGCCTGGACGGCGTACCGCGCCCTCGGCGCGCAGCGGACCCGGCTCGCCGCCTCCCGCGTGACGGTCGGCGAGGGGGTGCTGGACCCGTTCCTGGCACGGGCGCAGCGGGCGTACGAGACCTGGGCGGGCCTGGACGGCGAGCCGGCGGCGAAGCCGGGCGGTTCCGCCGACGGGCGCACGGTCCGCTTCCCGCGCCCGCGCGCGCTGAGCGCGGTGACCGTGCTGAGCGAGCCCGGCACCGCCGGCACGGTCGAGGCCCGGCTGCCCGGCGGCGACTGGCGCCCGCTCGGCTCCCTGGACGCCTCCGGCGCCACGGAGCTGCCGGCCCGCCTGCGCGCCGACGCCGTGCGCGTCACCGGGCCCGCGCCGTCCCGCGTCCGGCACCTGGTGCCCTGGTACGCCGACGCGCCCGCCGTGTCCCTCGCGCCGGAGCGCGACCGGGTGGACGCGGACCTCGGCGGCACCCGGCGGATCACGGTCCGGCTGGCCTCGCTGCGGCCGCAGGAGGTCCGCGGGCGCATCGCGGTCCGGGCGCCGAAGGACATCGAGGTGTCCGCCCCGGGCGGTGTCCTGGCCCTCCCGCGCGGCACGGCGGTCGAGGTGCCGCTCGACCTCCGCATCCCGCGCGATGCGCCCGCCCGCGCCTACGACGTGACCCTGGCCTTCGGCGATGTCACCCGCACGGTCACCGTCCGCGCGGTCCCGCCCACCGGCGGCCCCGACCTGGCCCGCGCCGGCACCGCCCGCTCCTCCGGCGACGAGACCCCGGACTTCCCGGCGTCCGCGGCGAACGACGGCGACCCGGCCACCCGCTGGTCCTCCCCGGTGGACGACGGCGCCTGGTGGCAGGTGGAACTGGCCGGGCCGGTGCGGCTGGGGCGGGTGGTGCTGCACTGGCAGGACGCCCACCCGTCGGCGTACCGCGTCCAGGTCTCCCCGGACGGGCGCCGCTGGCGCACCGCCGTCACCGTCCGGGACGGCCGCGGCGGCCGCGAGGAGCTGCGGATGGACGAGCGGGACGTGCGGTTCGTGCGCGTGCAGGGGGAGAAGCGGGCGACGGAGTACGGCTACTCGCTGTGGTCGGTGGAGGCGTACGCGGTCCGGGACTGA
- a CDS encoding PadR family transcriptional regulator has protein sequence MSTRHILLGLLAAGPSHGYDLKRRHDERFPQARPLAYGQVYTTLQRLVRDGLAEVDGTDADGGPERTLYRSTEKGTAELARWAGEVTPPAPFVANEIFAKVVVAILSGGDPDRYLREQRAAHMARMRELTAVKTAPGADLSTVLSADYALTHLDADLRWMTTTAARLTTLTAEVDHR, from the coding sequence ATGAGCACCCGCCACATCCTGCTCGGGCTGCTTGCCGCCGGTCCCAGCCACGGCTACGACCTCAAGCGACGGCACGACGAACGCTTCCCGCAGGCCCGCCCGCTGGCCTACGGGCAGGTGTACACGACCCTGCAACGACTGGTCCGCGACGGACTGGCCGAGGTCGACGGCACCGACGCCGACGGCGGCCCCGAGCGCACCCTGTACCGCTCCACCGAGAAGGGCACCGCCGAACTGGCCCGCTGGGCCGGGGAGGTCACCCCGCCCGCGCCGTTCGTCGCGAACGAGATCTTCGCCAAGGTCGTCGTCGCGATCCTCTCCGGCGGGGACCCGGACCGCTATCTGCGCGAGCAGCGCGCCGCGCACATGGCGCGGATGCGTGAGCTCACGGCGGTGAAGACCGCCCCGGGCGCCGATCTGTCCACGGTCCTGTCCGCCGACTACGCCCTCACCCACCTCGACGCCGACCTGCGCTGGATGACGACCACCGCGGCCCGGCTGACCACCCTCACCGCGGAGGTAGACCACCGATGA
- a CDS encoding ABC transporter ATP-binding protein, giving the protein MTAEHTPGTPLLAARGLIKAHGRTEALRGAFVELAAGEILAVTGPSGSGKSTLLHCLAGIVRPDAGAVTYGGERVDQLPEARLSELRRTEFGVVFQFGQLIPELTALDNVALPLLLGGLTRRQAHSVAGEWLERFGVRGQEGLRPGELSGGQAQRVALARALVTSPKVVFADEPTGALDSLAGEQTMTALVHAARETGTSVLVITHDARIAAYADREVALCDGVVVAEGADALGVTR; this is encoded by the coding sequence ATGACAGCCGAGCACACCCCCGGCACACCACTGCTCGCGGCCCGTGGCCTGATCAAGGCGCACGGCCGCACGGAGGCCCTGCGCGGCGCCTTTGTCGAGCTGGCGGCCGGCGAGATCCTGGCCGTCACCGGCCCGAGCGGCAGCGGCAAGTCCACCCTGCTGCACTGCCTCGCCGGCATCGTCCGGCCCGACGCGGGCGCGGTGACCTACGGCGGCGAACGCGTCGACCAGCTGCCGGAGGCCCGGCTGAGCGAGCTGCGGCGCACCGAGTTCGGCGTGGTGTTCCAGTTCGGGCAGCTGATCCCGGAGCTGACCGCGCTCGACAACGTGGCGCTGCCGCTGCTGCTCGGGGGACTGACCCGCCGGCAGGCGCACTCGGTGGCCGGGGAGTGGCTGGAGCGGTTCGGGGTGCGCGGGCAGGAAGGGCTGCGTCCCGGCGAGCTGAGCGGCGGGCAGGCACAGCGGGTCGCGCTGGCGCGCGCCCTGGTCACCAGCCCCAAGGTGGTCTTCGCCGACGAGCCGACCGGCGCGCTCGACTCGCTCGCCGGGGAGCAGACCATGACCGCGCTGGTGCACGCGGCGCGCGAGACCGGCACGTCCGTCCTGGTCATCACGCACGACGCCCGGATCGCGGCGTACGCCGACCGCGAGGTCGCCCTGTGCGACGGCGTCGTGGTCGCGGAGGGCGCGGACGCGCTGGGGGTGACCCGGTGA
- a CDS encoding FtsX-like permease family protein: MSTELRLARLLVTGSDRREWWRIALTAFGALLATGFALAAAVLAALRGSYDVSVGNGLLDHPGERSGVIVALLLLLVPVFGFLGQCARIGAVHRDRRLAALRLAGATPWQVRRIAAAETGLACALGSAVATVFSVLLLLGEWNRPPAPVWAAIAVVALAVPVVGTLVSVLALRRVVASPLGEVRRVRAETRPGRAFAAAALLFVAVAAGAAHRMSAGQRPGGPAGPVLVLGAVVVVGAAAVWLVGATARLTGRLLAARTDDPAVLIAAERLRDDPWAAARTHAAVLLVTVVGTGFVGVRQALLEVVESDKHLAESSGFYTTGLNLTAAAIGVALLIVLTALAVGTAESLATRRRGLAAQAAAGVPQRVLGRALLLETALPLAPAVLLAGIGGMAIGTWYVLLTDDGGSRSVPWAALLVPVAVYVTCLLAAATSLPLLRRSVRPGELRYA, from the coding sequence GTGAGCACGGAGCTGCGACTGGCCCGGCTGCTGGTGACGGGCTCGGACCGGCGGGAGTGGTGGCGGATCGCGCTCACCGCCTTCGGGGCGCTGCTCGCCACCGGGTTCGCCCTGGCGGCGGCGGTGCTGGCCGCCCTGCGGGGAAGCTACGACGTGTCCGTCGGCAACGGCCTGCTGGACCACCCCGGGGAGCGCTCGGGCGTGATCGTCGCCCTGCTGCTCCTGCTGGTCCCGGTGTTCGGGTTCCTCGGGCAGTGCGCGCGCATCGGCGCCGTCCACCGCGACCGGCGGCTGGCCGCGCTGCGGCTGGCGGGGGCCACGCCCTGGCAGGTGCGGCGGATCGCGGCGGCGGAGACCGGGCTGGCCTGTGCGCTGGGCTCGGCGGTCGCCACCGTCTTCTCGGTGCTGCTCCTGCTGGGCGAGTGGAACCGGCCGCCGGCCCCGGTGTGGGCGGCGATCGCGGTGGTCGCGCTCGCCGTGCCGGTGGTGGGCACCCTGGTGAGCGTGCTCGCGCTGCGCCGGGTCGTGGCCTCGCCGCTGGGCGAGGTGCGCCGGGTGCGCGCCGAGACCCGGCCGGGGCGGGCGTTCGCCGCGGCGGCGCTGCTGTTCGTGGCCGTGGCGGCCGGCGCGGCCCACCGGATGTCCGCCGGCCAGCGGCCCGGCGGCCCGGCGGGCCCGGTGCTGGTCCTCGGCGCCGTCGTGGTGGTCGGCGCGGCGGCGGTCTGGCTGGTGGGCGCCACCGCCCGGCTGACGGGGCGGCTGCTGGCCGCCCGCACCGACGACCCCGCGGTGCTGATCGCGGCCGAGCGGCTGCGCGACGACCCGTGGGCGGCCGCCCGCACCCACGCGGCGGTGCTCCTGGTGACCGTCGTCGGCACCGGCTTCGTGGGGGTGCGGCAGGCGCTGCTGGAGGTGGTGGAGTCGGACAAGCACCTGGCCGAGAGCAGCGGCTTCTACACCACGGGGCTGAACCTGACGGCCGCCGCGATCGGCGTCGCCCTGCTGATCGTCCTGACGGCCCTCGCCGTCGGCACCGCCGAGTCCCTGGCCACCCGCCGCCGTGGCCTGGCCGCCCAGGCCGCCGCCGGGGTGCCGCAGCGGGTGCTGGGCCGGGCGCTGCTGCTGGAGACGGCGCTGCCGCTGGCGCCCGCGGTGCTGCTCGCGGGTATCGGCGGCATGGCGATCGGCACCTGGTACGTCCTGCTCACGGACGACGGCGGCAGCCGCTCGGTGCCGTGGGCGGCGCTGCTCGTCCCCGTCGCCGTGTACGTCACCTGCCTGCTGGCCGCGGCGACCTCGCTGCCGCTGCTGCGCCGGTCGGTGCGCCCGGGCGAGCTGCGGTACGCGTAG
- a CDS encoding HNH endonuclease → MPHVLVLNASYEPLGVVPLRRALVLVLENKAVCLEESGAYLHSATVTVPAPSVVRLKRFVRVPYRGPVPLTRRALFARDGGRCMYCGGVATSVDHVIPRSRGGKHVWDNVVASCRRCNHVKADRHLTEIGWRLRHKPAPPSGLAWRIIGTGHRDPRWLPYLKPFGADDALARIDGISA, encoded by the coding sequence GTGCCGCATGTCCTGGTCCTCAACGCGTCGTACGAGCCCCTCGGCGTCGTACCGCTCCGCCGCGCGCTCGTCCTCGTCCTCGAGAACAAGGCCGTATGCCTCGAGGAGTCCGGCGCCTATCTGCACAGCGCGACCGTCACAGTCCCCGCACCCAGCGTGGTCCGGCTGAAGCGATTCGTGCGGGTTCCCTACCGGGGGCCCGTTCCTCTGACGCGCCGGGCGCTGTTCGCCCGCGACGGAGGCCGGTGCATGTACTGCGGTGGCGTCGCAACCAGCGTCGACCACGTCATCCCGCGCTCGCGCGGGGGCAAGCACGTCTGGGACAACGTGGTGGCGTCCTGCCGCCGCTGCAACCACGTCAAGGCCGACCGCCACCTCACCGAGATCGGCTGGCGGCTGCGTCACAAACCCGCCCCGCCCTCCGGTCTGGCCTGGCGCATCATCGGCACCGGCCACCGGGACCCGCGCTGGCTGCCGTATCTGAAGCCGTTCGGCGCGGACGACGCGCTGGCCCGGATCGACGGCATTTCCGCCTGA